A portion of the Acidisarcina polymorpha genome contains these proteins:
- a CDS encoding isoaspartyl peptidase/L-asparaginase, giving the protein MSFSRREFLTSAVLSSAALSLEAQGIPETATPMQDHAGHAHPKPERPKVARVPAVLSRITGTAGLDAAYSCLKAGRDTLQAALQITQAQEDYQDDATAGLGGLPNASGEVQLDACCFHGPTRRTAAVGAVQGIKNASLLAHTLMERTAYPMLVGEDAQRFALTRSFVQQELLTRRTRAVWELWKQLQFVLRPLGAGIYDPAWPEPDRETHFLPASQDELNLLVRKFEPLAVKAGIGPQWTWRAVYDALFPAANPLYVSTVNEKQEISCAATTSGLPWRMPGATSDIANPGTGCYLDPEVGSAGASGNAAANIKIGGARLIVENMRQGMTPEEAGMDALRKLVQWYRNDIAALRFVEVLYYVQRKDGAYSCVSLWHGDRTGHAQQFAIHDGVRRTEECLFLLEGNPPNGLSTSLHTSIRFARAAFESGAA; this is encoded by the coding sequence ATGAGCTTTAGCCGCAGGGAATTCTTGACTTCCGCGGTCCTGTCGTCGGCTGCGCTTTCGCTTGAAGCACAAGGAATCCCCGAAACGGCGACTCCCATGCAGGACCATGCAGGACACGCTCACCCCAAACCTGAACGGCCTAAGGTGGCCCGCGTTCCTGCAGTGCTCTCGCGAATCACCGGTACTGCGGGATTAGATGCCGCTTATAGTTGTTTAAAGGCCGGTCGGGATACCCTTCAAGCCGCGCTCCAGATCACGCAGGCGCAGGAAGATTACCAGGACGATGCTACGGCGGGACTAGGCGGTCTGCCCAATGCGAGCGGCGAGGTGCAACTCGATGCCTGCTGCTTTCATGGGCCGACACGTCGAACCGCCGCCGTCGGCGCGGTGCAGGGCATCAAGAACGCTTCTCTGCTAGCCCATACGCTTATGGAACGCACTGCCTACCCGATGCTGGTCGGCGAAGATGCTCAACGGTTTGCCCTAACGCGAAGTTTCGTGCAGCAGGAGCTGCTCACCCGGCGCACACGAGCGGTTTGGGAGCTTTGGAAGCAGCTCCAATTCGTCTTGAGACCGCTCGGTGCAGGCATCTATGACCCGGCTTGGCCAGAGCCGGACAGAGAGACGCATTTTCTTCCCGCGTCACAAGATGAGTTGAACCTCTTGGTGCGCAAGTTCGAACCGCTCGCAGTCAAGGCTGGAATCGGGCCGCAATGGACCTGGCGTGCGGTATATGACGCACTATTTCCCGCCGCCAATCCTCTCTACGTCTCTACGGTAAACGAGAAGCAGGAGATCTCCTGCGCGGCTACGACGAGCGGGCTGCCATGGAGAATGCCGGGGGCGACAAGCGACATCGCCAACCCTGGAACTGGCTGCTATCTCGATCCGGAAGTCGGATCGGCCGGTGCGAGTGGCAACGCCGCTGCCAATATCAAGATAGGAGGTGCGCGACTAATTGTGGAAAACATGCGACAAGGCATGACCCCGGAGGAGGCTGGGATGGATGCTTTACGCAAACTCGTGCAATGGTATCGGAATGACATAGCGGCCTTACGCTTTGTAGAGGTGCTTTACTATGTCCAGCGCAAAGATGGAGCTTATAGCTGTGTTTCGCTTTGGCACGGAGACCGCACGGGGCACGCGCAGCAGTTTGCCATCCATGACGGTGTGCGACGCACCGAGGAGTGTCTGTTCTTACTAGAAGGCAATCCCCCGAATGGCCTTTCGACCTCCCTCCATACATCAATTCGTTTCGCCAGAGCGGCCTTTGAAAGTGGGGCAGCATAA
- a CDS encoding S41 family peptidase: MPEVLTPAKPHYAGKVVILVDEVSQSRAEYTSMVFRASLHAIIVGSTTAGGFVRCPRFSFVLC, from the coding sequence GTGCCCGAAGTCCTCACGCCCGCTAAACCCCACTATGCGGGCAAGGTTGTCATTCTCGTCGATGAGGTCTCGCAAAGCCGAGCCGAATACACTTCTATGGTCTTCCGTGCCTCCCTCCATGCCATCATAGTCGGCAGTACAACGGCCGGAGGGTTTGTCCGCTGCCCCCGATTTTCATTTGTCCTTTGCTGA
- a CDS encoding DNA-primase RepB domain-containing protein yields the protein MLSRKGREVNLYISDSPAVRNQETPVRESPRHPQPAPAETPSQAVPNHKFQGTAASLELQQFEKYHDAVQAERYRVTSIKMLPDGQNKIFILDKDKQTGVTKGFTPEEIAQRIPEMQRLQRRGENIYYTPLSDNKHHILIDDMNRPKFAKLGACIVAGLRLAREKQVNVRVLPTSNAIEESVDLAHEISPAFFVRSQQQWIRA from the coding sequence GTGCTCTCCCGAAAAGGCCGCGAGGTCAATCTCTACATCTCTGATAGCCCAGCGGTCAGGAACCAAGAAACCCCAGTCCGGGAATCACCAAGACACCCCCAGCCCGCGCCAGCTGAGACGCCCAGCCAAGCAGTCCCAAATCACAAATTCCAAGGCACCGCTGCCTCTCTCGAACTCCAACAATTCGAGAAATACCATGACGCCGTGCAGGCCGAGCGTTACCGCGTCACCTCGATCAAGATGCTGCCCGACGGCCAGAACAAGATTTTCATTCTCGATAAGGACAAGCAGACCGGCGTAACCAAGGGCTTCACGCCCGAGGAGATCGCCCAGCGCATCCCGGAGATGCAGCGTCTCCAGCGTCGAGGCGAAAATATTTACTACACACCACTTTCGGACAACAAGCACCACATCCTTATCGACGACATGAACCGACCTAAATTCGCGAAGCTGGGAGCTTGCATCGTCGCAGGACTGCGACTTGCGCGAGAGAAACAAGTAAATGTCCGCGTTCTTCCAACCAGCAACGCCATTGAAGAGTCTGTAGACCTGGCGCACGAGATATCACCCGCATTTTTCGTAAGGTCCCAACAACAATGGATACGAGCGTGA
- a CDS encoding RICIN domain-containing protein, which yields MSGFIKSTCQNVVITIHVLMVLACFGNMGHAQNSVLTQHNDNLRDGVNATESVLTPSNVNANQFGLLFKLGVDDQVYAQPLVDDSVSVNGATHSVVYIATTNNSVYAFDANTGAPYWHVNLGTALKVSDIGFGCTDVLNTTGIMSTPVINPSNNTMYVVAETYINGTAAHKLHALSLSTGAEQSGSPVQIQASGFSSEDALQRPGLLLANGNIYFSFASHCDHGSWKGFTFAYNAASLAQVGVFDPSPDDNGAGIWQSGNGDAADSAGYVYWVTGNGTWDGVNDFSESMMKGTPNLGLADWYTPTNPAGLDSGDIDLTSSGPLLLANTSLMIAGGKQGVLNLVNTGNMGHLGGAVQTWSANNSHLHSLVYFNSNLYVWGQADYLKVFHFNGSTFGITPTYTGPVQAIGHPGGTLSISANGTSNGILWAATNMAGPSSPDAWHSTQPGILYAYSLPNMTQLWTNQQNATRDTCNNYAKFTPPTIVNGKVYLASFGTAQTSSGQVCVYGAIASTSLIADGTYVITSVHSGQAIDDPASSKTNGTIMTQYTVNNGTNQQWTLHNLGNNVVTLTNVASGELLDVVGNSTANSALVDQWPANGQTNQQWNVVSVGGGSYELTSVHSGEALDVDGGGTTMGEKLDQFPYQGKPWQQWKFTSK from the coding sequence ATGAGTGGCTTCATCAAATCTACCTGTCAAAATGTCGTCATAACGATTCATGTCTTGATGGTTTTGGCTTGTTTCGGCAATATGGGCCACGCTCAGAACAGCGTGTTGACACAGCATAATGACAATCTTCGCGACGGCGTGAATGCCACGGAGAGCGTCCTGACCCCCTCGAATGTCAATGCCAATCAGTTTGGACTGCTGTTCAAGCTAGGGGTAGATGACCAGGTGTACGCACAGCCGCTGGTGGACGACAGCGTTAGCGTTAATGGCGCCACGCACAGCGTGGTCTACATCGCGACGACCAACAACAGCGTATACGCCTTCGATGCCAATACGGGCGCTCCTTACTGGCATGTAAACCTGGGCACTGCCTTGAAGGTCAGCGATATTGGGTTTGGCTGTACGGATGTTCTGAACACGACAGGCATCATGAGTACACCGGTGATCAATCCGAGCAACAACACGATGTACGTGGTGGCCGAGACCTACATCAATGGTACGGCCGCGCATAAGTTGCATGCACTTAGCCTGTCCACCGGTGCCGAACAGTCGGGTAGCCCAGTACAGATTCAGGCCAGCGGTTTTAGCTCCGAGGACGCGCTGCAGCGTCCTGGACTTTTGCTGGCCAACGGAAACATCTACTTCTCATTTGCCTCTCATTGCGATCACGGGTCATGGAAAGGCTTTACTTTTGCTTACAACGCGGCCTCTCTGGCACAAGTGGGCGTCTTCGACCCGTCGCCCGACGACAACGGCGCTGGCATTTGGCAATCTGGCAATGGCGATGCGGCGGATTCTGCCGGATACGTCTACTGGGTGACGGGGAACGGCACCTGGGATGGTGTCAACGATTTTAGCGAGAGCATGATGAAGGGAACACCGAACCTCGGCCTTGCGGATTGGTATACGCCCACCAACCCAGCCGGCCTCGACAGCGGGGACATCGACTTGACCTCTTCCGGCCCGCTGCTGCTCGCCAACACGAGCCTAATGATCGCTGGAGGCAAGCAGGGCGTGCTAAACCTGGTGAATACGGGGAATATGGGCCATCTTGGAGGAGCGGTACAAACCTGGTCGGCCAACAACTCCCACCTTCACTCGCTGGTGTACTTCAATTCCAATCTCTATGTTTGGGGTCAGGCTGATTATCTGAAAGTTTTTCACTTTAACGGCTCTACATTCGGCATCACTCCAACGTATACCGGGCCGGTTCAAGCGATCGGGCACCCCGGAGGTACACTGTCCATCTCCGCGAATGGCACGTCGAACGGCATCTTGTGGGCGGCAACCAATATGGCCGGGCCGAGCAGCCCAGACGCGTGGCACTCAACGCAGCCTGGCATCCTCTACGCCTACAGCCTGCCGAACATGACGCAACTATGGACCAACCAGCAGAATGCGACACGGGATACCTGCAACAACTACGCAAAGTTCACACCGCCAACCATCGTCAATGGCAAAGTTTACCTGGCCAGCTTCGGGACCGCACAGACGAGCAGCGGACAAGTGTGTGTTTATGGCGCTATCGCTTCTACTAGTCTGATCGCGGACGGCACCTACGTCATCACCAGCGTTCACAGCGGACAAGCCATTGATGATCCCGCATCTTCGAAGACCAATGGCACGATCATGACCCAGTACACGGTCAATAACGGCACGAACCAACAGTGGACGCTGCACAACTTGGGCAACAATGTCGTCACTCTGACCAACGTAGCGAGCGGTGAGTTGCTGGATGTCGTGGGGAACTCGACAGCCAATAGCGCCCTTGTCGATCAATGGCCCGCGAACGGCCAAACTAACCAACAGTGGAATGTCGTTTCCGTGGGTGGAGGCTCCTACGAATTGACTAGCGTCCACAGCGGCGAGGCCCTGGACGTGGATGGTGGGGGAACCACCATGGGCGAGAAACTTGACCAATTTCCGTACCAGGGTAAGCCGTGGCAACAGTGGAAGTTCACCTCCAAGTAG